The sequence GCCATCGGATGTGGATACTGGAACTGTTCCTGGACGCTTCGCTCAAGGAGCGGTTCGAGAAACTGCAGACCAACGAGGAATTGCTCGAAGCAAAAGTGGTTATTTCCTATCCCGAGAACGAACCGGCTGCATTCCTGCTGGCGATCGATACTGTCCAGCAGATCGGAGACAGGCTGTCCGTATTGCTGAAGGGACGGCTGAAGCGGCAGCGGAGCGAGTATGCAGAACAGCTGCTGGGTGAACTGATGGAGAGCGGGCTGGAGGGACCGGAGCTGCTGGAGCGGTTCGAGCATGACATGCGGTCGCGTCCGCGTCTGAAGAAGAAGACCTAATACATGGAAGAAGGGCTGTCCGGGCAGATCAGTGATCTGTTGTGCCGGACAGCCCTTTTTTGTATCCGCATTCCAAATAAGTGCGTCGTGCCGCTCCTTATTTCATGCCGTTCTTGTCGTCTTTCTTCGGGGAGCCGCCGTTGTTTCCGGTGCCCGCCGTGTTGTCGCCGTCCTCCGTACTGTTCGCGCCCCAGTCATCGCCTTCTGCGTTGCCGTTGCCTTTAAGCGTACCATCGCCGTCCATCCCGCCATTGTTGAGCAGGTTGTCGTCACCGTTTTCCGGACGTGCCTCTTCCACGCCATCCAGATTCGGGCCAGCTGTACCGTCCGGATTGTCCGCATCCATTTCCGGCGTCCAGTCGTCCGTCCGGCGGTCCAGGTCTTCCATCGGTGTTTCGTCATTGTCCGGCATTGCATCGTTGTCATTGTTGCCGCACGCCGTCAGCAGGAACCCCGCTGCCGCCAGCGGTATCGCTTTTTTCCACATAAAAAGTTCCCTCCTCTCCATTCAGCCATCTGTCATAGCTTGGCCTGGAAAAGGGGAACTATCCGTGATTTCTTATGCGTCCACCCGTTTTTTCAATTCTGACTCCACGTAGGCCGCTTCCGCTTTGCACTCGTAGAAGTACTGCGTCTCCAGCTTTTCCTGCATTTGCTGGATGGAGGCGATCTGTTCTTCGGATGGCGGTTCGCTGAGCACTT comes from Sporosarcina trichiuri and encodes:
- a CDS encoding YwpF family protein; translated protein: MKTFKMISFNFLADDQAEELPLLDGIIINQENSHRMWILELFLDASLKERFEKLQTNEELLEAKVVISYPENEPAAFLLAIDTVQQIGDRLSVLLKGRLKRQRSEYAEQLLGELMESGLEGPELLERFEHDMRSRPRLKKKT